The following proteins are co-located in the Bacillus pumilus genome:
- a CDS encoding small basic family protein, which yields MWLPVLGLIIGVAIGFLTNFTIPNEYSNYLSLAVLAALDTLIGGIRAHLQGAYDELVFVSGFFFNIILAISLAFLGVHLGVDLYLVGMFAFGVRLFQNIAVIRRILLTKWTISREKKKKSES from the coding sequence ATGTGGCTTCCTGTTCTTGGCTTAATCATAGGAGTTGCAATCGGTTTTTTAACAAATTTTACGATACCGAATGAGTATTCTAACTACCTTTCCCTCGCTGTACTTGCTGCGCTTGATACTTTGATTGGTGGAATACGAGCACATCTGCAAGGGGCATACGATGAACTGGTGTTTGTATCAGGCTTCTTCTTTAATATTATACTCGCAATAAGTTTAGCTTTTCTGGGCGTCCATCTTGGTGTAGACTTGTATTTAGTCGGAATGTTTGCGTTCGGCGTTAGATTGTTTCAAAATATAGCAGTTATTCGAAGAATCCTACTAACAAAATGGACAATTTCTAGAGAAAAAAAGAAAAAAAGTGAGTCATAA
- the sigG gene encoding RNA polymerase sporulation sigma factor SigG, whose amino-acid sequence MSRNKVEICGVDTSKLPVLKNEEMRKLFRQLQDEGDDTAREKLVNGNLRLVLSVIQRFNNRGEYVDDLFQVGCIGLMKSIDNFDLSHNVRFSTYAVPMIIGEIRRYLRDNNPIRVSRSLRDIAYKALQVRERLISETSKEPTAEDIAKVLEVPHEEIVFALDAIQDPVSLFEPIYNDGGDPIYVMDQISDERNKDTQWVEELALKEGMRRLNDREKMILRKRFFQGKTQMEVAEEIGISQAQVSRLEKAAIKQMNKNIF is encoded by the coding sequence GTGTCCAGAAATAAAGTGGAAATCTGCGGGGTCGACACCTCCAAACTGCCAGTTCTGAAAAACGAAGAGATGAGGAAATTGTTCAGACAGCTGCAAGATGAGGGTGACGATACAGCAAGAGAAAAGCTAGTCAATGGCAATTTGCGGTTGGTTTTAAGTGTGATTCAGCGTTTTAACAACAGAGGAGAGTATGTGGATGATCTCTTCCAAGTAGGCTGTATCGGATTAATGAAATCGATTGATAATTTTGATTTAAGCCACAATGTCAGATTTTCAACTTATGCGGTCCCTATGATCATAGGAGAAATCCGTCGATACTTGCGTGATAACAATCCGATTCGGGTGTCTCGTTCACTAAGAGATATTGCTTACAAGGCACTTCAGGTCCGTGAGAGGCTAATTAGTGAGACAAGCAAGGAACCAACGGCAGAAGACATTGCCAAAGTGCTAGAAGTGCCTCATGAGGAAATTGTCTTTGCCCTAGATGCGATTCAAGATCCTGTATCTTTGTTTGAACCGATCTATAATGACGGAGGAGATCCGATTTATGTGATGGATCAAATTAGTGATGAACGGAACAAAGACACACAATGGGTGGAAGAATTGGCCTTAAAAGAGGGAATGCGCAGATTGAATGATCGAGAAAAAATGATTCTTCGCAAACGCTTCTTCCAAGGCAAAACGCAAATGGAAGTTGCTGAAGAAATTGGGATTTCTCAAGCACAAGTATCAAGGCTTGAAAAAGCAGCCATCAAACAAATGAATAAGAACATTTTTTAA
- the ftsZ gene encoding cell division protein FtsZ, with product MLEFETNIDGLASIKVIGVGGGGNNAVNRMIENDVQGVDFIAVNTDAQALNLSKAETKMQIGAKLTRGLGAGANPEVGKKAAEESKEQIEEVLKGADMVFVTAGMGGGTGTGAAPVIAKIAKDSGALTVGVVTRPFTFEGRKRQLQAVEGIASMKEAVDTLIVIPNDRLLEIVDKNTPMLEAFRAADNVLRQGVQGISDLIATPGLINLDFADVKTIMSNKGSALMGIGVATGENRAAEAAKKAISSPLLETAIDGAQGVIMNITGGTNLSLYEVQEAADIVASASDEDVNMIFGSVINDNLKDEIVVTVIATGFIEQEPEMTKSQRNPLGQGLKQNQSIPQKREVKREEHQQTSSQPRQNTQQSSDDTLDIPTFLRNRNKR from the coding sequence ATGTTGGAGTTTGAAACAAATATAGACGGCCTAGCATCAATTAAAGTAATCGGAGTAGGTGGGGGCGGAAATAACGCTGTCAACCGAATGATCGAAAATGACGTACAAGGTGTCGATTTTATTGCAGTTAATACAGATGCACAGGCGTTAAATCTATCAAAAGCAGAAACAAAAATGCAAATCGGTGCTAAGCTGACAAGAGGGCTTGGAGCAGGTGCGAATCCTGAAGTCGGTAAAAAGGCAGCTGAGGAAAGCAAAGAACAAATTGAAGAAGTATTAAAAGGCGCTGACATGGTCTTTGTTACAGCTGGTATGGGCGGTGGAACTGGAACTGGTGCTGCACCTGTCATTGCAAAAATCGCAAAAGATTCTGGGGCATTGACAGTTGGTGTCGTCACTCGTCCTTTCACATTTGAAGGAAGAAAGCGTCAGCTTCAAGCAGTTGAAGGAATTGCTTCTATGAAGGAAGCGGTTGATACATTAATCGTGATTCCAAACGATCGATTGCTTGAAATTGTCGATAAAAACACGCCAATGCTTGAAGCATTCCGTGCAGCAGATAACGTGTTAAGACAAGGTGTTCAAGGAATTTCAGATTTAATTGCAACACCAGGTTTGATTAACCTTGACTTTGCTGACGTGAAAACAATCATGTCCAATAAAGGTTCAGCCCTTATGGGAATCGGTGTTGCAACAGGTGAAAACCGTGCCGCTGAAGCAGCGAAGAAAGCCATCTCTTCACCACTTCTTGAAACGGCGATTGACGGTGCACAAGGCGTCATCATGAATATTACGGGTGGTACAAACTTAAGTCTTTATGAGGTGCAAGAAGCAGCTGATATTGTTGCATCAGCATCTGATGAAGATGTAAACATGATTTTCGGATCTGTTATTAATGATAACTTGAAGGATGAAATTGTGGTGACAGTGATCGCAACTGGATTTATTGAGCAGGAGCCAGAAATGACAAAATCACAAAGAAATCCATTAGGTCAAGGATTAAAGCAAAATCAATCCATTCCACAAAAGCGTGAAGTAAAACGCGAGGAACATCAGCAAACATCATCTCAGCCAAGACAAAATACACAACAATCAAGCGATGATACGCTCGATATCCCAACGTTCTTGCGTAACCGCAACAAACGCTAA
- the ftsA gene encoding cell division protein FtsA, which yields MNNNEIYVSLDIGTSNIKVIVGEMADDSLNIIGVGNVPSEGLKKGSIVDIDETVHSIRQAFEQAERMVGFPLQKAIVGINGNHIHIQNTSGVVAVSSENKEIHAEDVRRVLDAAQVVSIPQEHLVIDVIPRQFIVDGRDEITDPKKMLGVRLEVEGSLITGSKTILHNWLRCVERAGIEIMDICLQPLASGSAALSKDEKNLGVALVDIGGGSTTISVFENGHLYSTHSIPLGGENITKDLSIGLRTSTEEAERIKKQFGHAFYDEASSEETFEVSVIGTDQKQTYTQLEAANIIEARLEEILLFVAEELRNMGVHDLPGGFVLTGGQAAIPGILSLAQTVLQNNVRIASPNYIGVREPQYMTGVGLIHFAYRNAKIQGRQVGFQMPDEAFHEVGASMEPVSATSQVKEAQPRPKVKQKAQQETNKKPGKMKKLFNMFWE from the coding sequence ATGAACAACAATGAAATTTACGTCAGCCTTGACATCGGTACATCCAATATAAAAGTCATCGTCGGAGAAATGGCGGATGATTCGCTTAACATAATAGGTGTTGGAAATGTCCCTTCAGAGGGGTTAAAAAAAGGATCGATTGTTGATATAGATGAGACAGTTCATTCTATTAGACAAGCATTTGAACAGGCTGAGAGAATGGTAGGTTTTCCTTTACAAAAGGCGATTGTCGGAATTAACGGAAACCACATTCATATTCAGAATACGAGCGGCGTGGTCGCAGTATCTAGTGAAAACAAAGAAATACATGCTGAAGATGTGAGACGTGTCTTAGATGCTGCACAGGTAGTATCTATTCCTCAAGAACATCTCGTCATAGACGTGATTCCGAGACAATTTATCGTCGACGGAAGGGATGAGATCACAGATCCGAAAAAAATGCTTGGTGTTCGGTTAGAGGTGGAAGGATCGTTAATTACAGGCTCTAAAACGATTCTACATAACTGGCTCCGATGTGTAGAACGAGCTGGGATTGAAATTATGGATATTTGCTTGCAGCCACTCGCATCGGGCTCAGCAGCATTATCGAAAGATGAAAAAAATCTAGGGGTAGCTCTTGTCGATATTGGCGGCGGATCTACTACGATATCCGTATTTGAAAACGGGCATCTCTATTCTACTCACAGTATCCCTTTGGGCGGAGAGAACATTACAAAAGATTTGTCTATAGGACTTAGAACTTCCACTGAAGAAGCTGAACGAATCAAAAAACAATTTGGACATGCGTTCTATGATGAGGCATCGTCTGAGGAAACATTTGAAGTTTCCGTCATCGGTACCGATCAAAAACAGACGTATACACAACTTGAAGCGGCCAATATCATCGAAGCACGACTGGAAGAAATCCTGTTGTTTGTGGCAGAGGAATTAAGAAATATGGGTGTTCATGATTTGCCTGGCGGATTCGTTCTAACAGGTGGGCAGGCAGCCATACCAGGTATCCTTTCTCTTGCACAAACGGTCTTACAAAACAATGTAAGAATTGCAAGTCCTAATTATATCGGGGTGAGAGAGCCTCAATATATGACAGGAGTGGGTCTGATCCATTTTGCTTACCGCAATGCAAAGATCCAGGGCAGACAGGTTGGATTCCAAATGCCGGATGAAGCGTTTCATGAAGTAGGCGCGTCCATGGAGCCGGTTTCTGCTACATCACAAGTGAAAGAAGCTCAGCCAAGACCGAAAGTAAAGCAAAAAGCACAACAAGAGACAAATAAAAAACCGGGCAAAATGAAAAAACTATTTAATATGTTCTGGGAATAG
- the sigE gene encoding RNA polymerase sporulation sigma factor SigE → MKKLKFKLTYYWYKLLMKLGLKSDEIYYIGGSEALPPPLSKDEEQELLVKLPKGDQTARAILIERNLRLVVYIARKFENTGINIEDLISIGTIGLIKAVNTFNPEKKIKLATYASRCIENEILMYLRRNNKIRSEVSFDEPLNIDWDGNELLLSDVLGTDDDIITRDIEANVDKKLLKKALEQLNDREKQIMELRFGLVGGEEKTQKDVADMLGISQSYISRLEKRIIKRLQKEFNKMV, encoded by the coding sequence ATGAAAAAATTAAAATTTAAACTCACTTACTACTGGTATAAACTCCTCATGAAGCTAGGTCTAAAGAGTGATGAAATTTATTATATTGGTGGAAGTGAAGCGCTGCCGCCTCCATTATCCAAGGATGAAGAACAGGAACTGCTTGTCAAATTACCGAAGGGTGATCAAACCGCAAGAGCCATCCTTATCGAAAGAAACTTACGATTAGTGGTTTATATCGCAAGGAAATTTGAGAACACAGGCATTAATATTGAGGATTTAATTAGTATCGGAACCATTGGTCTGATCAAGGCAGTCAATACATTTAATCCAGAAAAAAAGATCAAGCTTGCGACATATGCTTCAAGATGTATTGAAAATGAGATTTTGATGTACCTGCGCCGAAATAATAAAATCCGTTCAGAAGTATCGTTTGACGAGCCGCTCAACATTGATTGGGACGGAAATGAACTGCTTTTATCAGATGTACTTGGAACAGATGATGACATTATCACCCGAGATATTGAAGCAAATGTAGATAAAAAATTACTGAAAAAAGCGCTAGAACAATTAAACGATCGTGAAAAACAGATTATGGAACTCAGATTCGGCTTAGTCGGCGGTGAGGAAAAAACTCAGAAAGATGTCGCTGATATGCTGGGGATTTCCCAGTCATATATTTCAAGGCTGGAAAAAAGAATTATTAAACGATTACAAAAAGAATTTAACAAAATGGTCTAA
- the spoIIGA gene encoding sigma-E processing peptidase SpoIIGA, translated as MVIYLDVIWLLNFCFDLLLLLLTAFILKRQVKKRRYMLGALIGSSIVLLLFTPFAMFVSHPLGKLLFSVLIVLATFGFQRFRSFFQNLFAFYFVTFLMGGGMIGVHSFLQTNTVIQDGLLISQNDGFGDPISWLFVLTGFPAIWLFSKKRLGEVGAKKRQFDEQVLVEIHIHGETIRLNGLVDSGNQLYDPMTKTPVMIVQLDQLTSICGEPFIELMKQSHPVEVMQKLDDRFPLLDRLRLVPYRAVGHDHGFLLCLKPDTVVIYSKTHMIQPAKCFVGMSLSGLSADQEFQSIIHPDMLEGRIIQGVS; from the coding sequence GTGGTCATTTATTTAGATGTGATTTGGCTGTTAAACTTTTGTTTTGATCTATTGCTTCTCTTACTCACTGCATTTATTCTCAAACGACAAGTAAAAAAAAGGCGATATATGTTAGGAGCTCTGATTGGATCGAGCATTGTTCTCTTGCTCTTTACACCATTTGCAATGTTTGTGTCACACCCTTTAGGCAAACTACTTTTTTCTGTCTTGATCGTGCTTGCAACCTTTGGTTTTCAAAGATTTCGTTCCTTTTTTCAAAACCTGTTTGCTTTTTACTTTGTCACATTTTTGATGGGAGGAGGCATGATCGGGGTTCATTCGTTTTTGCAAACAAATACAGTCATTCAAGATGGACTCCTTATTTCACAAAATGATGGCTTTGGCGATCCCATTAGCTGGCTTTTCGTTTTAACCGGCTTTCCTGCCATTTGGCTGTTTTCAAAGAAAAGATTAGGAGAGGTTGGTGCGAAAAAAAGACAGTTTGATGAACAAGTGCTTGTGGAGATACACATTCACGGGGAGACCATCCGCTTAAATGGACTCGTTGATTCTGGCAACCAGTTGTATGATCCTATGACAAAAACACCTGTTATGATCGTCCAGCTTGATCAGTTAACGTCTATTTGCGGAGAGCCATTTATAGAACTAATGAAACAGTCTCATCCTGTTGAAGTGATGCAAAAGCTTGATGATCGGTTTCCACTGCTTGATCGTTTAAGACTTGTTCCATATCGTGCCGTCGGTCATGATCATGGGTTTCTACTATGCTTGAAACCAGATACGGTCGTCATTTATTCAAAAACGCATATGATCCAGCCAGCCAAGTGTTTTGTTGGAATGAGCCTAAGCGGTTTATCAGCAGATCAGGAATTTCAATCCATCATTCATCCAGATATGTTAGAAGGGAGAATTATACAAGGGGTGTCGTAG
- a CDS encoding DUF881 domain-containing protein codes for MRKKKPLLSLTVLMVIFGIMVSVQFNSLQKPKIRDTRDVWELREDLSASKSKELDLLKEIDKYDEMLKKYDNQGDQSKEVQLTKTLKDLKEKAGFTEVTGEGIEVEISQLFSKDLTGEEVKNIPPDLLKKLINEANMFGAKHISINDHRVINTSVIRDINGTTKMDGYSLDDDAVTIKMISQQADKLSSRLNVSDIGDLFAQENFSLSISQPKKKIHLKAYDGAIQINELKPLDDVKEGKS; via the coding sequence TTGAGGAAAAAGAAGCCTTTACTTAGTTTGACAGTCTTGATGGTGATATTTGGCATCATGGTCTCCGTCCAATTTAACTCTTTGCAAAAACCGAAAATTCGTGATACTCGCGATGTTTGGGAATTAAGAGAGGATTTATCTGCATCTAAAAGTAAAGAATTGGATTTGCTGAAAGAAATTGATAAATATGATGAGATGCTGAAAAAGTATGATAATCAAGGAGATCAATCAAAAGAAGTTCAATTAACAAAAACGCTAAAAGATTTAAAAGAAAAGGCTGGTTTTACAGAGGTAACGGGGGAGGGGATTGAAGTTGAGATTTCTCAGCTTTTTTCCAAGGATCTGACCGGGGAAGAAGTGAAAAATATCCCGCCTGATCTTCTGAAAAAGTTAATCAACGAAGCCAACATGTTTGGGGCAAAACATATTTCCATTAATGACCACCGTGTGATTAATACAAGTGTGATTCGAGATATTAATGGGACGACGAAAATGGATGGTTACAGCTTAGATGATGATGCAGTTACCATTAAGATGATTAGCCAGCAGGCAGACAAATTATCCAGCCGTTTAAATGTATCAGATATTGGCGATTTGTTCGCTCAGGAAAATTTCAGCTTGAGTATTAGCCAGCCGAAGAAAAAAATTCATTTGAAGGCATATGACGGTGCAATTCAGATAAACGAATTGAAGCCTCTTGACGATGTAAAGGAGGGAAAATCTTAA
- a CDS encoding S8 family serine peptidase — protein sequence MKVKFHKTAGYRLMSLLVMGTLAMTSFGMVQAKSTSTSYQEEAVSSKTTKAKISSRLMKQFQQEDKVTFLVKMKEQTNAQKVAKEAVSKAKKQKLTAAKTQYTKRSAVVSELRATSDETQQALLAYLQKEKKKKQVKDIRSYYIVNGLAVTGTKEVMEKVASFPEVDQVLPNETRQIHRPVDLKSSQQKKQIKAVDGIEWNISQVHAPEAWALGYDGTGTVVASIDTGVEWDHPALKEKYRGFDPARPNEPSHEFNWYDATTGSDSPYDDLEHGSHVTGTMVGSEPDGTNQIGVAPGAKWIAVKAFSEDGGTDADLLDAGEWILAPKDENGNPHPEKAPDVVNNSWGGGPGLDDWYKDVVNAWRAADIFPEFSAGNTDLFNPGGEGSIANPANYQEAFATGATDQDNKLGSFSLQGPSPYGVMKPDIAAPGVNIRSSIPGKGYEDGWNGTSMAGPHVSAVVALLRQVQSDLSVEEIEQILIDTAKPLTDEQFPESPNNGYGAGLVDAREAITSLTDGIGTIEGQVTTEGEDTEPPVFSHKGPNEIFSSTPTPLTITAEDEVAVTNVSLTYQVDQGEWETLQASRTNGNHLKGTYVVQLPELEGENVTYRWIVKDFGENEAASEPYTLPVKTSVTTGYSQDFEAWPSGWFSGGIKDPWQWGKPSTGPKQAFTGERVYATNLDSPYENQMDANLSMPMIAVPESGSSFLQYQYWHDLEANYDYVHVHVQPEGEDAVQVAAYTGKTNAWTAGEVDLSAYKGQKVRVVFQLRTDGSVTKDGFYLDDVKITDQALPQKAKKQLGVIKKEKSTTQNKKSVNPKSATPAKVKEKHVQMKKEKGRDVPSIQALPMKAQISVLESGKSTYTDEATGRYQLSHGAGEFTVKAEAYGFESRTQKVNVSSNEKAEANFSLQPLEKRTISGTVVNETTGEKVKDATVYLVEDANIEPVKTDESGEFSLEALSGVYTVKVFAKGFKGYSFTADVTEKPLAKAIKLEPFIGFAGEIGYDDGTAENARAFYDPGNGWAVKFSLEKGKKQAQVTGGLFRFWTSEWPAPGGNEFAVEVYDASGKDGAPGEKIAGPLKANALRNGEWTKVDLEDQAITVEGDFYLVYIQTKKNTESPGLATDEDGPNTERSWQLTSGAFSPSPKEEGNYMIRALVNYEADVPEITSPKAGTITNKGELEVEGTASPGLDVAIYQNDKEVAEVKADQSGTFKEKITVSSGEHIITAATVTDKGATKPSKPVKVIIDQTAPTLTIDTPKKGEKSNRESLTVEGKVTDDHLDQVTVNRKKATVKDGKYSARVLLENGKNTIKVIAKDAAGNKTTRKVDIDVQYEAPDISELTPAEDVHLSSGESVKISFKSREKLEATFVIHMPLTNARSKLQNIAELPIREVAKGTYEGYWTATSTAKAKGAVIEVIVRDDYGNVTRQKASGTLNINEK from the coding sequence TTGAAAGTGAAGTTTCACAAAACCGCCGGCTATCGTTTGATGAGTCTATTGGTGATGGGTACTTTAGCGATGACAAGCTTTGGGATGGTTCAGGCAAAATCGACTTCTACCTCATATCAGGAGGAAGCTGTTTCCTCTAAGACAACAAAAGCAAAGATTTCATCTAGATTAATGAAGCAGTTTCAACAGGAAGACAAGGTGACCTTTTTAGTCAAAATGAAGGAACAAACAAACGCGCAAAAAGTAGCGAAGGAAGCTGTGTCGAAAGCCAAAAAGCAGAAACTAACAGCTGCGAAAACGCAGTACACAAAAAGATCAGCTGTTGTATCTGAGCTAAGAGCAACGTCAGATGAGACACAACAAGCACTGCTTGCGTATTTACAAAAGGAAAAAAAGAAAAAGCAAGTGAAGGATATTCGTTCGTACTATATTGTAAATGGTCTAGCTGTGACGGGAACGAAAGAAGTCATGGAAAAGGTCGCTTCCTTTCCAGAAGTAGATCAAGTGCTGCCGAATGAAACACGTCAAATTCATCGTCCTGTTGATTTGAAGAGTTCTCAACAGAAAAAACAAATCAAAGCAGTAGATGGAATCGAGTGGAATATTTCTCAGGTTCATGCCCCAGAAGCGTGGGCTTTAGGCTATGACGGTACTGGTACAGTTGTTGCAAGTATTGATACAGGTGTGGAATGGGATCACCCTGCTTTAAAAGAAAAATATCGCGGGTTTGATCCGGCTCGTCCGAATGAACCATCTCATGAATTCAATTGGTATGATGCAACGACTGGATCTGATTCACCTTACGATGACTTAGAGCATGGGTCACATGTGACTGGAACAATGGTTGGTTCTGAGCCAGATGGAACGAATCAAATCGGGGTCGCACCAGGTGCAAAATGGATCGCAGTGAAAGCTTTCTCAGAAGATGGAGGAACAGATGCTGATCTGCTAGATGCAGGTGAGTGGATTTTGGCACCGAAGGATGAGAACGGAAACCCGCATCCAGAAAAGGCACCAGATGTCGTCAATAATTCTTGGGGTGGTGGGCCTGGGCTTGATGATTGGTATAAAGATGTGGTCAATGCTTGGAGAGCAGCAGACATCTTTCCAGAGTTTTCAGCTGGCAATACCGATTTATTTAATCCTGGGGGTGAGGGATCGATTGCAAATCCCGCAAACTACCAAGAAGCCTTTGCTACGGGTGCAACGGATCAAGACAATAAATTAGGGTCTTTCTCACTGCAAGGTCCGTCTCCATATGGCGTTATGAAACCAGATATTGCTGCTCCAGGGGTAAACATTCGTTCTTCAATCCCAGGGAAAGGGTATGAGGATGGGTGGAATGGCACGTCGATGGCAGGTCCGCATGTTTCAGCTGTTGTCGCTCTTCTTCGCCAAGTACAATCAGATCTTTCTGTTGAAGAGATTGAGCAAATTCTCATTGATACAGCGAAGCCGCTGACAGACGAGCAATTTCCTGAATCGCCTAACAATGGCTATGGGGCAGGTTTAGTTGATGCAAGAGAGGCGATTACATCATTAACCGACGGAATTGGCACGATTGAAGGACAGGTCACCACAGAAGGGGAAGATACAGAACCACCTGTTTTTTCTCATAAAGGACCGAACGAGATCTTTTCTTCTACGCCAACACCTCTCACAATTACAGCGGAAGATGAAGTAGCTGTGACAAATGTATCCTTGACCTACCAAGTGGATCAAGGGGAATGGGAGACGCTGCAAGCAAGTCGTACGAATGGAAATCATTTAAAAGGAACCTATGTTGTCCAGCTTCCTGAACTTGAGGGCGAGAACGTCACGTATCGATGGATTGTGAAAGATTTTGGAGAAAATGAAGCGGCATCAGAGCCGTACACCCTACCGGTTAAGACATCCGTCACCACGGGCTACTCGCAAGATTTTGAAGCATGGCCAAGTGGATGGTTCAGTGGTGGAATAAAAGATCCGTGGCAGTGGGGAAAACCGTCCACAGGTCCGAAACAAGCTTTTACAGGAGAACGTGTCTATGCCACAAACTTAGACAGTCCTTATGAAAATCAAATGGATGCCAATTTATCAATGCCGATGATTGCGGTACCAGAGTCAGGCTCCTCCTTTTTGCAATATCAATACTGGCATGATCTCGAAGCAAACTATGACTATGTGCATGTACATGTGCAGCCTGAGGGCGAAGATGCTGTTCAAGTGGCAGCCTATACAGGAAAAACAAATGCATGGACAGCAGGTGAAGTCGATTTATCTGCCTATAAAGGTCAAAAGGTGAGAGTGGTTTTTCAGCTGAGAACAGATGGCAGTGTCACAAAAGACGGCTTTTATTTAGATGATGTGAAAATAACAGATCAAGCATTGCCTCAAAAAGCAAAAAAACAACTTGGCGTGATCAAAAAGGAAAAGTCTACAACGCAAAATAAGAAATCAGTCAATCCGAAAAGTGCAACACCTGCTAAAGTAAAAGAAAAACATGTGCAGATGAAAAAGGAAAAAGGTCGAGATGTCCCGTCCATTCAAGCCCTTCCTATGAAGGCACAAATCAGTGTCCTTGAAAGCGGAAAATCAACGTACACTGATGAAGCGACAGGAAGATATCAGCTTTCTCATGGAGCAGGAGAATTCACAGTAAAAGCTGAAGCTTACGGCTTTGAATCACGCACCCAAAAAGTCAATGTTTCCTCAAACGAAAAGGCAGAAGCGAATTTCTCCTTACAGCCACTTGAGAAACGAACGATATCCGGCACAGTTGTCAATGAAACAACGGGTGAAAAAGTAAAGGATGCCACTGTTTATCTTGTAGAGGATGCCAACATTGAGCCGGTGAAAACAGATGAATCCGGCGAGTTTTCTTTAGAGGCATTGAGCGGCGTTTATACAGTCAAAGTATTTGCGAAAGGTTTTAAAGGCTATTCGTTTACGGCGGATGTCACAGAAAAGCCGCTGGCAAAAGCGATCAAGCTTGAACCTTTTATCGGCTTTGCTGGTGAAATTGGCTACGATGACGGGACAGCTGAAAATGCGCGGGCTTTCTATGATCCTGGCAATGGCTGGGCTGTGAAGTTTTCACTAGAAAAGGGAAAGAAACAAGCACAAGTCACAGGCGGACTTTTCCGTTTCTGGACATCAGAATGGCCAGCTCCTGGCGGTAATGAATTTGCGGTTGAAGTGTATGACGCTTCCGGGAAAGACGGAGCACCAGGTGAGAAAATTGCAGGACCTTTGAAGGCGAATGCACTGCGTAATGGTGAATGGACAAAAGTAGATTTAGAAGATCAAGCAATCACTGTGGAGGGAGATTTTTATCTCGTCTACATTCAAACGAAAAAGAATACGGAATCTCCCGGGCTTGCAACAGATGAAGATGGGCCAAATACTGAAAGAAGCTGGCAGCTGACGAGCGGTGCTTTTTCTCCTTCTCCAAAAGAAGAGGGGAATTATATGATTCGCGCGCTTGTTAACTATGAAGCAGATGTGCCAGAGATTACATCTCCAAAGGCAGGAACCATCACAAATAAAGGTGAATTGGAGGTTGAAGGCACAGCCTCTCCTGGGCTTGATGTAGCGATCTATCAAAACGACAAAGAGGTCGCCGAAGTCAAAGCAGATCAGTCGGGCACCTTCAAAGAGAAGATCACTGTTTCAAGCGGAGAGCATATCATCACGGCAGCGACTGTCACGGATAAAGGCGCAACGAAACCATCCAAGCCGGTAAAGGTGATCATTGATCAAACAGCACCAACTTTGACCATTGATACACCGAAAAAAGGCGAAAAATCAAATAGAGAATCGCTCACTGTGGAAGGAAAAGTAACGGACGATCATCTTGATCAAGTCACAGTGAATAGAAAGAAAGCGACAGTAAAAGATGGGAAGTATTCCGCTAGAGTGCTGCTTGAGAACGGGAAGAATACGATAAAAGTGATAGCAAAGGATGCAGCAGGAAACAAAACGACTAGAAAAGTCGACATTGATGTTCAATACGAGGCACCTGACATTTCTGAGCTGACTCCAGCAGAGGATGTCCATTTATCATCGGGAGAATCTGTTAAAATTTCATTTAAAAGCAGGGAGAAGCTAGAGGCAACCTTTGTCATTCACATGCCGCTGACAAACGCTAGATCAAAGCTTCAAAATATAGCAGAGCTGCCGATTCGTGAAGTAGCCAAGGGAACATATGAAGGCTACTGGACGGCTACATCTACCGCAAAAGCAAAAGGCGCGGTCATTGAAGTCATTGTGCGAGATGATTATGGAAATGTCACAAGACAAAAGGCTTCTGGCACATTAAACATCAACGAGAAGTAA